In a single window of the Anaerocolumna cellulosilytica genome:
- the metG gene encoding methionine--tRNA ligase, with protein MKHLQQKILIGGAWPYANGSLHIGHLAALLPGDVLARYHRLKGDDVYYVSGSDCHGTPVAIRAKQEGKIPEEISDSYHREFEYCFHKLGFSYDCYLKTSGKEHRDFVTAFHKKLYESPYIFESNAPQAYCENCHTFLADRFLIGICPICGEESRGDQCDTCGKVIESGSLLHPKCSICGSSANLKNTKHLYLALSKLEQELSGYLSSHISWRKNALAFSNRYLEEGLKDRAITRDLDWGVPVPKKNYKNKSIYIWAENVLGYLSASKTAASQRGTDFKLLWGDTAKHYYVHGKDNIPFHTIILPGLLLAHGEGLRLPDEIISCEHVTLEGRKISTSKNYAIWVKDIVSRYSPDSLRYFFIANGPEKRDTDFSWREFVHSHNSELLGAYGNFINRTFAFLHKFFDNKVTFGVLEKGIETCIKDLYTTTGEKIEKGHFKEALDDIFTFVRYSNKYFDTEKPWVTRTENIIACQNTLYNCTQIIANLSILLSPFLPFSSAKIIEWLELKKEWEPDFVPSDFRLPDTEILFERIDKKVIEEETAKISLL; from the coding sequence ATGAAACACTTACAACAAAAAATATTAATAGGCGGTGCCTGGCCTTATGCCAATGGCTCCCTTCATATCGGACACCTTGCCGCACTGCTTCCAGGAGATGTTCTTGCCAGATATCACCGTTTGAAAGGCGACGATGTCTATTACGTATCCGGCAGCGACTGTCACGGAACACCCGTAGCTATTCGAGCAAAACAGGAAGGGAAAATCCCTGAAGAAATTAGTGATTCTTATCACCGGGAATTCGAATATTGTTTTCATAAACTTGGTTTCAGCTATGACTGCTATTTAAAGACTTCCGGAAAAGAACACAGGGATTTTGTAACAGCCTTTCACAAAAAGCTTTATGAAAGTCCTTATATCTTTGAATCAAATGCTCCACAAGCATATTGTGAGAATTGCCATACCTTTTTAGCAGATCGTTTTCTTATCGGCATTTGTCCCATTTGCGGTGAAGAATCTAGAGGAGATCAATGTGATACCTGTGGCAAAGTAATAGAAAGTGGCAGCTTACTGCATCCAAAATGCTCCATCTGCGGCAGTTCTGCCAACTTAAAAAATACAAAACATCTATATCTTGCATTATCAAAGTTAGAGCAAGAACTATCCGGCTATCTTAGCTCTCACATCAGCTGGCGTAAAAATGCGCTTGCTTTTTCAAACCGTTATTTAGAAGAAGGTCTCAAAGATCGTGCCATTACCAGGGATTTAGATTGGGGCGTACCTGTCCCAAAGAAAAATTATAAGAATAAAAGCATCTATATCTGGGCAGAAAATGTGCTGGGATATCTTTCTGCCAGCAAAACAGCCGCCAGCCAGCGTGGTACAGATTTTAAATTACTATGGGGTGATACTGCAAAACATTATTACGTTCACGGCAAAGACAATATACCATTTCATACAATTATACTGCCTGGTCTTTTACTAGCACATGGCGAAGGCTTAAGACTTCCGGATGAAATCATATCCTGTGAACATGTAACCTTAGAAGGCAGGAAAATCTCCACTAGTAAAAACTATGCCATATGGGTAAAGGATATTGTCAGCCGTTACTCACCTGATTCCCTGCGATATTTTTTTATAGCAAATGGACCTGAAAAGCGGGATACTGATTTTTCTTGGAGGGAATTTGTTCATAGCCATAACAGCGAACTTCTAGGAGCCTATGGTAACTTTATTAATCGTACCTTTGCCTTTCTTCATAAATTTTTTGATAATAAAGTTACATTTGGCGTATTAGAGAAGGGTATAGAAACGTGTATAAAAGACTTATATACCACTACCGGAGAAAAGATTGAAAAAGGGCATTTTAAAGAGGCCTTAGATGATATTTTTACTTTTGTCAGATATTCTAATAAATACTTTGATACGGAAAAGCCTTGGGTTACCAGAACGGAAAACATTATCGCCTGCCAGAACACCTTATATAATTGCACGCAAATCATTGCAAATTTAAGCATTCTCTTATCCCCATTCCTTCCTTTTTCGTCTGCTAAGATAATAGAATGGCTGGAACTAAAAAAAGAATGGGAACCTGATTTTGTTCCTTCTGATTTTAGGCTGCCAGACACAGAGATTCTCTTTGAGCGGATTGATAAAAAAGTCATTGAAGAAGAAACTGCAAAAATAAGCCTACTATAA
- a CDS encoding LacI family DNA-binding transcriptional regulator yields MKKITIQDVAKELNLSRNTVAKALNNSDTVAYETRYVVIKKAYEMGYSKLSPIVLNEYKIKDRLEKTKTVVVFVRRELSTFWNRIIMGISDELNKNNCRLQLNFISEEDEINHIPPLDIQSEMSGIIILNVFNKSFLELIIRKDVPVVFLDGPSNVHEISALGDVVIFEGFNSTRMITEHLIEQGNQKIGFIGDISCCRTIRDRYDGYMAALASHGIEPEERFVITNHVEYRYYKQEEIIRELEKLDEMPDAFVCSSDDIAKDVMLWLKRRGIKVPQEVAVTGFDDKEEVELLSPPLTTVHIGNQRMGRRMVQQLMWRLENMDLPKETITINTEIVIRESSIKKE; encoded by the coding sequence ATGAAAAAAATTACGATACAAGATGTGGCAAAAGAATTGAATTTATCCAGAAATACAGTAGCGAAAGCTTTAAATAACAGTGATACAGTTGCTTATGAAACCAGATACGTGGTAATTAAGAAGGCCTATGAAATGGGTTATTCAAAATTATCACCCATTGTTTTAAATGAATATAAAATTAAGGATCGTTTGGAAAAGACAAAAACAGTAGTGGTGTTCGTAAGGAGAGAATTATCTACCTTTTGGAACCGTATTATTATGGGAATATCGGATGAATTGAATAAGAATAACTGTCGTTTACAGTTAAATTTTATTAGTGAAGAGGATGAAATAAATCATATCCCGCCGTTAGATATCCAGTCGGAAATGAGTGGAATAATTATTCTAAATGTCTTTAACAAGTCCTTTCTGGAGTTAATTATAAGAAAAGATGTTCCGGTTGTTTTTTTAGATGGACCGAGCAATGTTCACGAGATATCCGCCTTGGGAGATGTAGTTATATTCGAAGGTTTTAATAGTACAAGAATGATTACAGAGCACCTTATAGAGCAAGGTAATCAAAAAATTGGTTTTATTGGTGATATCAGTTGTTGCAGGACAATTCGTGATCGTTATGATGGGTATATGGCGGCCTTAGCAAGTCATGGAATAGAGCCGGAGGAAAGATTCGTTATTACCAATCATGTGGAATATAGATATTATAAGCAAGAAGAGATTATAAGGGAACTGGAGAAATTAGATGAAATGCCAGATGCCTTTGTGTGCTCTAGTGATGATATTGCAAAAGATGTTATGCTATGGTTGAAACGAAGAGGAATTAAAGTGCCCCAGGAAGTGGCTGTTACCGGATTTGATGACAAAGAAGAAGTGGAATTGTTATCTCCGCCCCTGACTACAGTTCATATAGGTAATCAGCGTATGGGAAGGAGAATGGTACAGCAATTGATGTGGCGTTTGGAAAATATGGACTTGCCAAAAGAGACTATAACTATCAATACAGAAATTGTAATCCGGGAATCCTCCATCAAGAAAGAATAG
- a CDS encoding LysE family translocator — MNQTKIQMFCKGFCFGMLLQIAVGPICFFILQTAANSGFLIALTGVLGVTLVDGLYILAAILGLGTFLDKYPKAKKLLQYSGALVLIVFGLSAILGSFHIRLLPSLTLVNSAKYTNVFINTLLLTLSNPLTILFWAGVFSAKIAEGQMKKQDFYAYGMGALGSTMFFLSITAALGSLMHTYIDTVITNGLNILIGIALLYFGIRTAFRKL, encoded by the coding sequence ATGAATCAGACAAAAATTCAGATGTTTTGTAAAGGTTTCTGTTTTGGTATGCTTTTACAGATTGCAGTGGGTCCTATTTGTTTTTTTATCCTTCAGACAGCGGCTAATTCAGGTTTTTTGATTGCCCTTACCGGGGTACTTGGTGTAACTTTAGTAGATGGATTGTATATTCTGGCTGCCATATTAGGTCTTGGCACTTTTCTGGATAAATATCCGAAGGCAAAAAAGCTGTTACAGTATTCTGGTGCTTTGGTATTAATTGTTTTTGGACTTAGTGCTATTTTAGGAAGCTTTCATATAAGACTACTCCCCAGCTTAACGCTTGTAAACTCTGCTAAATATACCAATGTTTTTATAAATACTTTACTTTTAACTTTATCCAATCCCTTAACCATCCTTTTTTGGGCCGGAGTTTTTTCTGCTAAGATTGCAGAAGGTCAAATGAAAAAACAGGATTTTTATGCTTACGGAATGGGCGCTCTAGGTTCAACAATGTTTTTTCTTTCTATAACTGCTGCTTTAGGAAGCCTAATGCACACTTATATAGATACTGTAATTACAAATGGTTTGAACATTTTGATTGGCATCGCTTTACTATACTTTGGCATACGGACAGCATTCAGAAAATTATAG
- a CDS encoding TPM domain-containing protein, with protein sequence MNKNYVLKSKSFSPMLLILFIAISILSLLTPLTSSTALAAADTQKVYDYYGYFTQEEMKSLEEICAEYGEKGKIDIVMIIADGLDGKTPTKYMEDFYDEMGFGYDQEFGDTSMILINLEKDNRWVEIQSYGQAQYYINNDRTEYILDDVSDILKNQKYYDALEEFAKQAAYYMKEEKGIKIPSSTDTGSGSSDSGDYGNESYDGDSDYYGEKEENILYNTWAQLVIALVIGGVTVGVMAASSGGGVTVNNGTYLDAGNSSVVASRDDYIRTTTTRVKKPQNNDNNNSGPRSSGGGGVSSGGHSHSGGGRSF encoded by the coding sequence ATGAATAAAAATTATGTTCTAAAGAGTAAAAGCTTCTCTCCTATGTTACTCATATTATTTATTGCTATCTCTATACTAAGTCTTCTGACTCCTTTGACTTCATCAACAGCCCTTGCCGCTGCGGATACCCAAAAGGTATATGATTATTATGGCTATTTCACCCAGGAAGAAATGAAAAGTCTTGAAGAAATCTGTGCTGAATATGGAGAAAAGGGTAAAATAGATATTGTCATGATAATTGCCGATGGTTTAGACGGGAAAACTCCCACAAAATATATGGAAGATTTTTATGATGAGATGGGCTTTGGTTATGACCAGGAATTCGGTGATACCTCCATGATATTAATAAATCTGGAAAAGGACAACCGGTGGGTTGAGATTCAAAGCTATGGTCAGGCACAGTATTATATTAATAATGACCGAACCGAATATATTCTGGATGACGTGTCCGATATATTAAAAAATCAGAAATATTATGATGCCCTGGAGGAATTCGCCAAACAAGCTGCGTATTATATGAAGGAGGAAAAAGGAATAAAGATTCCCTCTTCCACAGATACCGGTTCCGGCTCTTCTGATTCCGGTGACTATGGCAACGAATCCTATGATGGCGATAGCGACTATTATGGCGAAAAAGAGGAAAACATATTATATAATACCTGGGCTCAGTTGGTAATCGCGCTGGTAATCGGCGGTGTAACCGTAGGTGTTATGGCCGCTAGCTCAGGAGGCGGTGTCACTGTTAATAACGGAACTTATCTGGATGCAGGCAACTCCAGTGTAGTAGCAAGCAGAGACGATTATATCCGAACCACCACTACCAGAGTGAAAAAACCGCAAAATAACGACAATAACAATAGTGGTCCCCGCAGCAGCGGCGGAGGCGGTGTTTCCTCCGGCGGACATTCCCACAGCGGCGGCGGACGCAGCTTTTAA
- a CDS encoding SGNH/GDSL hydrolase family protein, with product MEWKQMKERGIVSCGNLYRISKAMKKALEGKPVTVGMIGGSITQGSLSSKPNSCYSYLVYEWWAEKFKDSRITYINGGIGGTTSQFGLARVESDLLIYNPDFIITEFSVNDKATELFKETYEGLIRKILLHPSEPAVMIMNSVQYDNGVNAQDIHNEIGTHYELPIVSLKNSLYSEVEEGRILIREITPDNLHPNDRGHRLVADIVIHMLEKIYEAVTAGDVPGDYNVPEMLITKNRYFDSVRYNNKNCQPERSGFLTDTVLQDGITDVFKNGWRARKLGDTIHFEVSGGMISVQYCKTTQRTAPVAKAVIDGLEEQAILLDANFEETWGDCLYMEDILVGGVSGVHTLDITIVKADNASDLDFYLVSVIAANQNGSNY from the coding sequence ATGGAGTGGAAGCAGATGAAGGAGAGAGGGATTGTAAGTTGTGGCAATTTGTACCGTATATCCAAGGCGATGAAAAAAGCATTGGAAGGTAAACCGGTTACCGTAGGAATGATCGGTGGTTCCATAACCCAGGGTTCATTGTCAAGTAAGCCAAACAGCTGTTATTCTTATCTGGTGTATGAGTGGTGGGCAGAAAAATTTAAAGATAGTAGAATTACGTATATTAACGGAGGAATCGGAGGAACAACCTCACAGTTTGGTTTGGCACGAGTGGAGAGCGACTTGCTTATATATAATCCGGATTTTATAATTACCGAATTTAGTGTGAACGATAAAGCAACGGAATTATTTAAAGAGACCTATGAAGGGCTTATTCGTAAAATACTTCTTCATCCATCAGAGCCAGCGGTAATGATTATGAATAGTGTACAGTATGATAATGGTGTGAACGCACAAGATATACACAATGAGATTGGTACACACTATGAACTTCCTATCGTTAGTTTGAAGAACAGTCTTTACTCTGAAGTGGAAGAAGGAAGAATTCTAATAAGAGAGATTACTCCTGATAATTTACATCCTAATGACAGAGGACACCGTCTGGTGGCAGATATAGTGATTCACATGCTGGAAAAAATCTATGAAGCGGTTACTGCAGGAGATGTGCCTGGAGATTACAATGTGCCGGAGATGCTAATAACTAAGAACCGATACTTTGATTCGGTTCGTTATAATAATAAAAATTGTCAGCCGGAACGTTCTGGTTTTTTGACGGATACTGTTTTGCAAGACGGTATTACGGATGTGTTTAAAAACGGGTGGCGGGCAAGAAAACTGGGAGATACCATACATTTTGAAGTTTCCGGAGGAATGATTTCCGTTCAGTATTGTAAAACCACCCAGAGAACAGCGCCCGTAGCAAAGGCAGTGATAGATGGTCTTGAAGAACAGGCAATCCTTTTAGATGCCAATTTTGAAGAAACCTGGGGAGACTGCTTGTATATGGAAGATATCTTAGTTGGAGGAGTCAGTGGAGTTCATACCCTGGATATCACTATTGTAAAAGCAGACAACGCCAGTGATTTGGATTTTTATTTAGTTTCCGTTATTGCTGCGAATCAAAATGGCAGTAATTATTAG
- a CDS encoding SPFH domain-containing protein, giving the protein MGFFSGQFSNVVEWQEFREDMIFWKWNNAEIKKGSKLIIRPGQDAVFLYNGKIEGIFKDEGDYDIESQIIPFLSTLKGFKFGFNSGMRAEVLFINTKEFTVKWGTKNPINIPSNQLPGGIPIRANGTFQFCVKDYIKLIDKIAGIQNSYLVDDVKLRISALLDQLLMKWIVKEGKDMFNLQANSFDISSGIKTDLDMQLFDSGLSVTGFNIMSISYPEEIQGMINKTASHSMIGDMNRYQQVVMTDSMTSGRNSGGSTASDMAGMMMGMNMANQMMQNMNTTSQPQQHQGQNQSQTSGSNAKPNFCPNCGQKAAEGNFCTNCGQKLV; this is encoded by the coding sequence ATGGGATTTTTTTCAGGTCAATTTTCCAACGTTGTTGAATGGCAGGAATTCAGAGAAGACATGATTTTCTGGAAATGGAATAACGCCGAAATTAAAAAAGGAAGTAAACTAATTATTCGTCCGGGACAGGATGCAGTATTTTTGTACAACGGTAAAATAGAAGGTATCTTTAAGGATGAGGGCGATTATGATATCGAATCCCAGATTATCCCCTTCTTATCTACTTTAAAAGGGTTTAAATTCGGCTTTAACAGCGGTATGCGGGCAGAGGTTTTATTCATTAACACGAAGGAATTTACTGTGAAATGGGGTACAAAAAACCCAATTAACATACCTTCTAATCAATTACCCGGCGGAATACCAATTCGTGCAAATGGTACGTTCCAGTTCTGCGTAAAAGATTATATTAAATTAATTGATAAGATTGCAGGTATTCAAAACAGTTATCTGGTAGATGATGTTAAGCTCCGTATATCTGCTTTGCTGGACCAATTACTTATGAAATGGATTGTAAAAGAAGGCAAGGATATGTTTAACTTACAAGCCAATTCCTTTGACATAAGCTCCGGTATTAAAACTGATTTGGATATGCAGCTATTTGATTCCGGACTTTCTGTTACCGGATTCAATATAATGAGTATATCCTATCCGGAAGAAATTCAAGGTATGATTAATAAGACCGCCTCCCACAGCATGATTGGGGATATGAACCGTTATCAGCAGGTGGTAATGACAGACAGCATGACTTCTGGCAGAAATAGCGGCGGAAGTACAGCCTCTGATATGGCTGGTATGATGATGGGTATGAATATGGCAAACCAGATGATGCAGAATATGAATACCACTTCTCAGCCACAGCAACATCAAGGCCAGAATCAATCCCAAACATCCGGCAGTAATGCAAAACCCAACTTTTGCCCTAACTGCGGGCAGAAAGCTGCTGAGGGCAACTTCTGTACCAACTGCGGCCAGAAGTTAGTGTAG
- a CDS encoding PspA/IM30 family protein: MGILTRFKDIMSSNINALLDKAEDPEKMIDQCLRNLNSDLGKVKSETAAIMAEEQRAKRVLDECNEEIQKMQTYAVKALEANNEADARKFLEQKALLTSKVEGLKEAYDLAHANANQMREMHDKLVGDINELESRKEMIKGKLAVAKTQERINKMTSSVASANDSIASFSRYEDIANKALDKANAMAELNRSGSSHSIDDLTKKYAAGSDVDDELAKLKASLNKE, from the coding sequence GTGGGTATTTTAACTAGATTCAAAGACATTATGTCCAGTAACATTAATGCATTGCTTGACAAGGCAGAAGATCCTGAAAAAATGATTGATCAATGCTTAAGAAATTTAAACAGTGATTTAGGTAAAGTAAAGTCTGAAACAGCAGCAATTATGGCAGAAGAACAACGCGCAAAAAGAGTTCTGGATGAATGCAACGAAGAAATTCAAAAAATGCAGACTTACGCTGTCAAAGCTCTGGAAGCTAATAATGAAGCCGATGCCAGAAAGTTCCTGGAGCAAAAAGCTTTATTAACCTCCAAGGTTGAAGGTCTTAAAGAGGCTTATGATTTAGCGCATGCCAATGCGAATCAGATGCGTGAAATGCACGATAAATTAGTAGGCGACATCAATGAGCTGGAGTCCAGAAAAGAAATGATTAAAGGGAAACTGGCTGTTGCAAAAACGCAGGAGCGCATTAACAAGATGACCTCTTCTGTAGCCAGTGCAAATGATTCCATTGCAAGCTTTAGCAGATATGAAGACATCGCCAACAAGGCTCTGGATAAAGCAAATGCTATGGCCGAATTAAACCGCTCCGGTTCCTCTCACTCTATTGATGATTTAACTAAAAAATATGCTGCCGGCTCTGATGTGGATGATGAATTAGCAAAATTAAAAGCAAGTTTAAACAAAGAATAG
- a CDS encoding phospho-sugar mutase: MDYLEKYKQWTTDEYFDEATRKELLDLSGNDGEIKDRFYKDLEFGTGGLRGVLGAGSNRMNLYTVRRATQGLANYIIKQDGADKGVAIAYDSRRMSPEFADEAALCLNANGIKAYVFESLRPTPELSFALRELGCISGIVITASHNPAEYNGYKVYWDDGAQITAPKDVEIIGEVNAIADYAAVKTMDKEAAKAKGLYHVLGKEMDDRYVAELRKLVVNPIADSCKDMKIVYTPLNGTGNLPVRRILKELGFTNVYVVPEQEMPDSNFTTVGYPNPEDPKVFTLARKLADEVGADLILATDPDADRLGVQVRNEKGEFVLLTGNMSGSLIAEYVFSQKAEHKVLPGNAALVKTIVTGNMADQIAKHYNAKLIEVLTGFKYIGEQIKLFEETGCNEYVFGFEESYGCLIGTHARDKDAVVAVMTLCEAAAYYKNQGVTLYEQMNRLFEKYGYFKEDLVSVTLKGIEGMEKIKEIMESYRQNPPKAAGGYQVLKFRDYKKNTMKDFQTKEVTPTGLPTSDVLYFELEEDAWCAVRPSGTEPKIKFYFGVKGEDLTDAEEKLKKLVEDSVFQVS, translated from the coding sequence TTGGATTATTTAGAGAAATACAAGCAATGGACAACGGATGAATATTTTGATGAGGCAACCAGGAAAGAACTTCTGGACCTGTCGGGAAATGACGGTGAAATCAAAGACCGTTTTTATAAAGACTTAGAATTTGGTACAGGGGGACTTCGTGGTGTTTTAGGTGCCGGAAGTAACCGTATGAATCTATATACAGTAAGAAGAGCCACCCAGGGATTAGCTAACTATATTATAAAGCAAGATGGAGCTGATAAAGGTGTGGCAATTGCTTACGATTCTAGAAGAATGTCTCCGGAATTCGCAGATGAAGCCGCATTATGTCTGAATGCCAATGGAATTAAAGCGTATGTATTTGAATCCTTAAGGCCTACACCCGAATTATCGTTTGCTCTTAGGGAATTAGGTTGTATATCCGGTATTGTTATAACGGCCAGTCATAATCCTGCGGAATATAATGGTTATAAAGTATACTGGGATGACGGTGCCCAGATTACGGCTCCTAAGGATGTTGAGATTATAGGAGAAGTGAATGCTATAGCAGATTATGCAGCTGTAAAAACGATGGATAAAGAAGCAGCAAAGGCAAAAGGACTATATCATGTACTTGGTAAAGAAATGGATGATAGGTATGTAGCTGAACTTAGGAAGCTAGTGGTGAATCCTATTGCGGATTCCTGTAAGGATATGAAGATTGTTTATACACCATTAAATGGCACAGGTAATCTTCCGGTGAGAAGAATTCTTAAGGAGCTTGGATTTACCAATGTATATGTAGTACCGGAGCAGGAAATGCCGGATTCCAATTTTACAACAGTAGGTTATCCTAATCCTGAAGATCCTAAAGTATTTACTTTAGCAAGAAAACTTGCAGATGAAGTGGGTGCGGATTTAATTTTGGCTACCGATCCGGATGCGGATAGACTTGGCGTTCAGGTAAGAAATGAAAAAGGGGAATTTGTATTGTTAACCGGTAATATGTCCGGTTCTTTGATTGCGGAATATGTATTCTCTCAAAAAGCAGAACATAAGGTGCTGCCTGGGAATGCGGCTCTAGTTAAGACAATTGTAACCGGTAATATGGCTGACCAGATTGCCAAACATTATAATGCTAAACTTATTGAGGTATTGACAGGTTTTAAATATATTGGTGAACAAATTAAATTATTTGAAGAAACAGGCTGTAATGAGTATGTGTTTGGTTTTGAGGAAAGCTACGGCTGCCTTATCGGTACACATGCCAGAGATAAAGATGCAGTAGTTGCTGTTATGACTTTATGTGAGGCAGCGGCTTACTACAAAAACCAGGGAGTTACATTGTATGAACAAATGAACCGGTTGTTTGAAAAGTACGGTTATTTTAAAGAAGATTTGGTATCTGTTACCTTAAAAGGAATTGAAGGTATGGAAAAGATTAAGGAAATTATGGAAAGCTACCGACAGAATCCTCCTAAGGCTGCGGGAGGCTATCAGGTACTTAAGTTCAGGGATTACAAAAAGAATACGATGAAAGATTTTCAAACCAAAGAAGTAACTCCTACTGGATTGCCAACTTCCGATGTACTGTACTTTGAATTAGAAGAAGATGCCTGGTGTGCGGTTCGTCCTTCCGGAACGGAGCCTAAGATTAAGTTTTACTTTGGTGTAAAAGGCGAAGATTTAACAGATGCAGAAGAGAAGCTAAAGAAACTGGTAGAGGATTCTGTATTCCAGGTAAGTTGA
- a CDS encoding putative periplasmic lipoprotein — MKKKLLCLGIAFLLVGCSRNYMSSLYSNDKEIVSESNSFSVDEETQNIEGQQYSGSLVLEGMDTIWKYDAKEDMNIDISYELSVNKGKAKLVLISPDDACETIVENNEKAEQKELETVTVTLKKGENRIKLVAADKAQIDLDLSVDKGEFNKVGINW; from the coding sequence ATGAAGAAAAAATTACTTTGTCTTGGTATTGCCTTTTTGTTAGTGGGTTGTTCTCGAAATTATATGAGTTCCCTATACAGCAACGATAAAGAGATTGTCAGTGAGAGTAACAGCTTTAGTGTTGATGAAGAAACACAAAATATTGAAGGTCAACAATATAGTGGAAGTCTTGTTTTAGAAGGTATGGATACCATATGGAAATACGATGCCAAAGAGGATATGAATATCGATATCTCATATGAATTATCTGTAAATAAAGGCAAAGCAAAACTGGTTTTGATTTCACCAGATGATGCTTGCGAAACCATAGTAGAAAATAATGAGAAAGCCGAACAAAAAGAGTTGGAGACAGTAACAGTGACCTTGAAAAAAGGTGAAAACCGAATAAAGTTAGTTGCTGCGGATAAAGCGCAAATTGACTTAGATCTTTCTGTAGATAAAGGGGAATTTAACAAGGTGGGGATTAACTGGTAG
- a CDS encoding glycoside hydrolase family 130 protein, which yields MSEIKMYADNLPNIPWQDRPEHSEGPVWRYSENPIIGRNPLKGVARIFNSAVVPYEGKFIGIFRAETTNGVPHLYLGRSEDGIHWTYDSERIPFVNEKGEPFLPRYAYDPRLIKVEDTYYIIWCTDFYGAALGLAKTSDFKTFVRLDNPFLPFNRNGVLFPRKINGNFALLSRPSDSGHTPFGDIFLSESPDLVYWGKHKHVMARSGAQWWQALKIGGGAAPIETSEGWLLFYHGVTGTCNGYVYSMGAAILDINNPSIVKYRSDAFILTPEEWYEERGFVANVVFPCATLHDAKTGKIAIYYGAADSYVGLAFTTLDEIVAFIKEHHVEIGDDTSIGIM from the coding sequence ATGAGTGAAATAAAAATGTATGCAGACAACCTGCCCAATATACCCTGGCAGGATAGGCCTGAACATAGCGAAGGTCCTGTCTGGAGGTATTCAGAGAACCCGATTATAGGAAGAAATCCGTTAAAAGGAGTTGCAAGGATTTTCAATAGTGCGGTTGTACCTTATGAAGGGAAATTCATAGGAATATTCCGAGCTGAAACAACCAACGGAGTTCCGCATTTATATCTGGGGCGTAGTGAAGATGGAATTCACTGGACCTACGATTCGGAGAGAATTCCTTTTGTGAATGAAAAGGGAGAGCCTTTTCTGCCAAGATATGCATATGATCCAAGATTAATTAAGGTAGAGGATACTTATTACATTATCTGGTGTACAGATTTTTATGGTGCAGCATTGGGGCTTGCCAAAACTAGTGACTTCAAGACCTTTGTAAGACTTGACAATCCATTTTTGCCTTTTAACCGGAATGGTGTTTTATTCCCAAGAAAGATTAACGGAAACTTTGCTTTATTGTCAAGACCAAGTGACAGCGGACATACTCCCTTTGGAGATATCTTCTTAAGTGAAAGCCCTGACTTAGTTTATTGGGGAAAACACAAACATGTTATGGCTAGAAGCGGTGCCCAGTGGTGGCAGGCACTTAAAATCGGAGGCGGTGCAGCACCTATTGAAACCAGTGAAGGCTGGCTGCTCTTTTACCACGGTGTAACTGGAACCTGCAATGGATATGTTTACAGCATGGGTGCGGCAATTTTAGATATTAATAATCCATCCATTGTAAAATATCGTTCAGATGCCTTTATTCTGACACCGGAGGAATGGTACGAAGAACGAGGCTTTGTGGCCAATGTGGTTTTCCCATGTGCAACATTGCATGATGCTAAAACCGGCAAGATAGCAATTTACTATGGAGCGGCAGACAGCTATGTAGGCTTGGCTTTTACAACGCTGGATGAAATTGTAGCCTTCATAAAGGAACACCATGTAGAAATCGGGGATGATACATCTATTGGCATTATGTAA